A single Gambusia affinis linkage group LG20, SWU_Gaff_1.0, whole genome shotgun sequence DNA region contains:
- the LOC122822750 gene encoding retinol dehydrogenase 13-like isoform X3 has product MGCRDMEKCEAAAKEIRGKTLNPHVYACQLDLASMKSIREFAERINQEEKSVDILINNAGVMRCPAGKTEDGFDMQLGVNHLGHFLLTNLLLEKLKDSAPSRVINLASLAHIVGKIDFDDLNWEKKKFDTKQAYCQSKLANVLFTRELAKRLEGTGVTVNAVHPGVVATDLGRHTGLHQSQFSTTVLSPFFSMLVKSPELGAQPSVFLAVAEEMAGVTGRYYDVMTEKEPAPQALDDAAARRLWEVSSRLVGLQADTPPQATTGPTEPEPAGS; this is encoded by the exons ATGGGATGCCGCGACATGGAGAAATGTGAAGCGGCAGCGAAAGAGATCCGAGGGAAGACGCTGAACCCGCATGTTTATGCGTGCCAGCTGGACCTGGCCTCCATGAAGTCCATCCGAGAGTTCGCAGAGAGAATCAATCAAG AGGAGAAGAGTGTGGACATTTTGATTAACAACGCCGGAGTCATGCGGTGTCCGGCGGGGAAGACGGAGGACGGCTTCGACATGCAGCTGGGAGTGAACCATTTAG GCCACTTCTTGTTGACAAACCTCCTGCTGGAGAAGCTGAAAGACTCCGCCCCCAGTCGTGTGATCAACCTGGCCTCGCTCGCCCACATCGTCGGAAAGATCGACTTCGACGACCTGAACTGGGAGAAGAAGAAGTTCGACACGAAGCAGGCGTACTGCCAGAGCAAACTCGCCAATGTTTTGTTCACCAGGGAGCTCGCCAAGCGGCTAGAAG gcaCCGGAGTGACGGTGAACGCCGTGCACCCTGGGGTCGTAGCCACGGACCTGGGCAGACACACCGGCCTGCACCAGTCGCAGTTCTCCACCACCGTTCTCA GCCCGTTCTTCTCCATGCTGGTGAAGAGTCCGGAGCTCGGCGCCCAGCCCAGCGTGTTTCTGGCCGTGGCGGAGGAAATGGCGGGCGTGACGGGTCGCTACTACGACGTGATGACGGAAAAGGAGCCGGCGCCGCAGGCGCTGGACGACGCGGCGGCGCGGCGGCTGTGGGAGGTTAGCAGCAGGCTGGTGGGCCTGCAGGCCGACACGCCGCCTCAGGCCACAACTGGacccacagaaccagaaccagctggaaGTTAG